In the Candidatus Baltobacteraceae bacterium genome, one interval contains:
- a CDS encoding phytanoyl-CoA dioxygenase family protein: protein MQLTDSQVAQFDRDGFIRFDRLFSDDEVALLKSEINRVSTAQSDAIIRERTGSVRTVYRAHESDGPTASPAFGRLARTPRFLRPAQQVLHDDKLYVYHCKSNIKTAIDGTVWLWHQDYGYWQHDGVPTSQMATFLVMLDEATEFSGCLYFVPGSHKGDTLPAYKDELTTSYPQWAIEKQSMIDLLRKGPRPAAITGGPGTAVLFHCKMVHGSGHNLAPNDRWHHYIAYNTVANKPNPIPANPRPDYVVSRNYKPLELLSNDDLREAVPV from the coding sequence ATGCAACTGACCGATTCCCAGGTCGCCCAATTCGACCGTGACGGGTTCATCCGCTTCGATCGTCTTTTTAGTGACGATGAAGTAGCGCTTCTCAAGTCGGAGATCAACCGCGTCTCGACCGCGCAATCTGATGCGATCATTCGCGAGCGAACCGGCTCGGTACGAACCGTTTACCGTGCACATGAGTCCGATGGGCCGACGGCATCACCCGCCTTTGGGCGCTTGGCACGTACGCCGCGTTTCCTGCGACCGGCGCAACAAGTCTTGCACGATGACAAGCTTTACGTCTATCACTGCAAGAGCAACATCAAGACTGCAATCGACGGTACGGTCTGGCTCTGGCATCAAGATTACGGATATTGGCAGCATGATGGCGTGCCGACGTCTCAGATGGCGACGTTCCTCGTGATGCTCGATGAGGCCACGGAATTCAGCGGATGTCTCTACTTCGTTCCGGGTAGTCACAAAGGTGACACTCTTCCCGCTTACAAGGACGAGCTCACAACGTCGTATCCGCAGTGGGCGATCGAGAAGCAATCGATGATCGATCTGCTCCGCAAAGGTCCGCGTCCGGCCGCGATTACGGGCGGACCCGGTACTGCGGTCTTGTTCCATTGCAAGATGGTGCACGGTTCGGGACACAACCTCGCACCGAACGATCGCTGGCATCACTATATCGCGTACAACACGGTCGCGAACAAGCCGAATCCGATTCCGGCGAATCCGCGCCCCGATTATGTCGTGTCGCGTAACTACAAGCCGCTCGAGCTGCTCTCGAACGACGATCTGCGAGAAGCCGTTCCGGTTTAA
- the panB gene encoding 3-methyl-2-oxobutanoate hydroxymethyltransferase, whose translation MADERKKRTITEIRDSKQTGEKLVYMSVPDYTSARWAEMAGVDVAVVGDSLAMVAHGHPNTIPATMDMMVLHSLAVRRGAPNTFVLGCMPYQSYNTVDRALQNATRFMQDAGCDAVKPQGGKSQAHILKALVDSGIPTASHIGLTPHTVAMFGGFRVQGRTAVDAFKILEDALAIQEAGCFMLEFEAVPAPIAAAISKELEIPTIGIGAGVGTDGQILLCYDLLGVFTDFKPKFTKRFTNLTEVAVSGIKQYVSEVKAGTFPDDEHSYSVNPAELEKFLGMIERRKQVLKG comes from the coding sequence ATGGCGGACGAACGCAAGAAGCGCACGATCACCGAGATTCGCGACTCAAAGCAAACCGGCGAGAAGCTCGTCTATATGTCGGTTCCCGACTACACGTCGGCACGCTGGGCCGAGATGGCCGGCGTCGACGTTGCGGTAGTCGGCGACAGCCTGGCGATGGTTGCGCACGGACATCCGAATACGATCCCGGCCACGATGGACATGATGGTCCTGCACTCGCTGGCGGTTCGCCGCGGCGCGCCAAACACGTTCGTGCTCGGCTGCATGCCGTATCAAAGCTACAACACCGTCGACCGCGCGCTGCAAAATGCGACGCGCTTCATGCAAGACGCCGGCTGCGATGCGGTTAAGCCGCAGGGCGGCAAGAGTCAAGCCCACATCCTGAAAGCTCTGGTTGATTCCGGGATTCCGACCGCGTCGCACATCGGCCTCACGCCGCACACCGTCGCGATGTTCGGCGGCTTCCGCGTACAGGGCCGGACTGCCGTCGATGCGTTCAAGATTCTCGAGGACGCGCTTGCAATTCAAGAAGCCGGCTGTTTCATGCTCGAATTCGAAGCCGTGCCGGCGCCGATCGCCGCCGCGATTTCGAAAGAGCTCGAGATCCCAACGATCGGAATCGGCGCCGGCGTGGGCACAGACGGGCAGATTCTCCTCTGCTACGATCTGCTCGGCGTCTTCACCGATTTCAAACCGAAATTCACGAAGCGTTTCACCAACCTGACCGAAGTCGCCGTCTCGGGCATCAAGCAGTATGTTTCCGAGGTTAAGGCCGGCACGTTTCCTGATGACGAGCACAGCTATTCCGTGAATCCGGCCGAGCTCGAAAAATTTCTCGGCATGATCGAGCGCCGCAAGCAAGTTTTGAAAGGCTGA
- a CDS encoding NAD-dependent succinate-semialdehyde dehydrogenase, with the protein MSTQTLNPIVTVDPSTEQPLERFEPFSAGRIDAALERASTGYRAWRTTRFAERSVAMHRAGEVLRARKPEYAALITREMGKPIAEAEAEIDKCAGACDYFADHAEEYLRDQPHGSNATESYVAFRPLGVILAVMPWNFPFWQVFRFGAAAIMAGNTTVLKHASNVTGCAVAIEKLFADAGFPNVVTAIIVPGSEVTKLIDDKRIAAVTLTGSDATGSTVAAAAGKNLKKCVLELGGSDPFIVLGDADLDLAAQFAVRARFQNTGQSCIAAKRFIVEASVYDAFLERFVAQAKALTFGDPSDRANKLGPMARADLRDALYEQIESTAARGARIATGGKKPARKGYFLEPTIVSDVAPGMPMFEQETFGPAAAVIRAVDAREAIALANDSDFGLGGNLWTTDIERATKLAGDMETGGVFINGMTASDTRLPFGGVKRSGYGRELSAFGTHEFTNIQTVWIGPART; encoded by the coding sequence ATGAGCACGCAAACACTGAATCCAATCGTCACCGTTGATCCGAGCACCGAGCAACCTCTCGAACGGTTTGAGCCGTTTTCGGCGGGGCGCATCGATGCGGCGCTCGAGCGTGCATCGACCGGATACCGCGCTTGGCGCACGACGCGCTTCGCGGAACGCTCCGTGGCCATGCACAGAGCCGGCGAGGTGCTCCGCGCACGCAAACCCGAATACGCTGCGCTGATCACGCGCGAGATGGGCAAGCCCATCGCCGAGGCGGAAGCCGAGATCGACAAGTGCGCCGGTGCGTGCGACTACTTCGCCGATCACGCCGAAGAATATTTGCGCGACCAACCGCACGGCTCGAACGCGACCGAAAGCTATGTCGCATTTCGTCCGCTGGGCGTCATCCTCGCCGTCATGCCGTGGAACTTTCCATTTTGGCAAGTTTTTCGCTTCGGCGCGGCAGCGATCATGGCCGGAAACACGACCGTCCTCAAACACGCGAGCAACGTGACAGGCTGCGCGGTTGCGATCGAAAAACTCTTCGCCGACGCCGGGTTCCCGAACGTCGTCACCGCGATCATCGTCCCCGGCAGCGAGGTGACGAAGCTGATCGACGACAAACGCATCGCAGCCGTAACGTTGACGGGTAGCGATGCAACTGGTTCGACCGTGGCTGCTGCGGCGGGAAAAAATCTCAAGAAGTGCGTCCTGGAGCTGGGTGGAAGCGATCCCTTCATCGTGCTCGGCGACGCGGATCTCGATCTCGCCGCGCAGTTCGCGGTGCGTGCGCGTTTTCAAAATACCGGACAGAGCTGCATCGCCGCCAAGCGTTTCATCGTCGAAGCCTCAGTCTACGATGCGTTTCTCGAGCGGTTCGTGGCGCAAGCCAAGGCGCTGACATTCGGTGACCCGAGCGATCGCGCCAATAAACTTGGGCCGATGGCGCGCGCCGATCTGCGCGACGCGTTGTACGAGCAGATCGAAAGCACGGCAGCCAGGGGCGCAAGGATCGCAACCGGCGGCAAGAAACCGGCGCGCAAGGGTTATTTTCTCGAGCCGACGATCGTCTCCGACGTCGCACCCGGGATGCCGATGTTTGAACAAGAGACGTTCGGCCCGGCTGCGGCTGTTATACGCGCGGTAGATGCGCGCGAGGCTATCGCGCTTGCCAATGATTCCGATTTCGGTTTGGGCGGAAATCTCTGGACTACCGACATCGAGCGCGCGACAAAGCTCGCCGGCGACATGGAAACCGGTGGCGTCTTCATCAACGGCATGACTGCGAGCGACACGCGCCTTCCGTTCGGCGGCGTCAAGCGCAGTGGATATGGCCGCGAGCTCTCCGCCTTCGGAACGCACGAGTTCACGAACATTCAAACCGTCTGGATCGGCCCGGCACGCACCTGA
- a CDS encoding pitrilysin family protein — protein MIRRLLLIFAFVAIVSLQLPSGSVNAAVPNPNEFPPRAVTSKVLANGLKVVVAESHAVPVVEVALYYGFGANEETPGKTGLAHGLEHMMFRGTPSLSDAGLDDVISRMGAQVNAETNTDVTHLYAVVPRDRLDLWMRIEADRMQHLSLSESLWKLEKGAVLQEYAADYSDPVGKMVMSVNRAAYGANDPLGRGALGNREDIVRSTAADLRKYYQRWYAPNNAVLVLTGDIKPAEAFAMAEGDFGRIPRRAVPKAFTAPPVVHAGESITQTADVPFGTVDFAYAIPGQTDRKVIAPILIALACEDARSPIRSALVNNQIALQYSATPVLTMRGSMFHLLITLAPGRTPSEARIAWESAFRQTFVENFPQDLIDAAKRAAIVQDVYDADSLTGLGDLVGNSFGVEHGSYPNHDNIDIANETRAQIQEAARTMFARPTVVAYVRPQMEKPGSAQPRPINPSATAINDSFSGRVPTGKIVEAPWIRAMLATTAPLASHVQPVAYTLPNGLKLLVQEARDNPTVSIAGSVRNSPRSDPPGQEGMSVMLTSMMAYGSVRYDFDAQRSIADNLAADVSYGGSFGARGLARDFPQLLGLIADDLKEPALPPEFFSLVRDSIRAQVERRDFDPQFRAARAFEAALLPPDDPQLREPTAASLNAITLPDLRTFASRLLRPENTVLVVVGDVKASDVRDAVAAALGDWKATGSPVDLSLPPLPQPKGGAIDVPTQSNDVAVRMGEPGISRSSSDFDAFSLLDQIFGGNSFDSRLFKEVRMRRGLAYTVYSALDAGVDRGIFEIGLRASPQNVNRAVNLVKGEMRRMQDEPVAESELERARSRIIGETVIAEQDKGTLVGDLLNIVQNDLPLNYYATLSQRYASIGADAIQRVARTYFHPTHMVEVYEGPTVR, from the coding sequence TTGATCCGCCGCTTACTTCTCATCTTCGCCTTCGTTGCAATCGTTTCGCTCCAGCTGCCGTCCGGCAGCGTAAATGCAGCGGTGCCGAATCCAAACGAGTTTCCGCCGCGAGCCGTGACTTCGAAAGTCCTCGCGAACGGCTTGAAAGTCGTCGTTGCGGAATCGCACGCTGTTCCTGTCGTCGAGGTCGCGCTCTACTATGGCTTCGGCGCGAATGAAGAGACGCCGGGCAAAACCGGACTCGCGCACGGCCTCGAACACATGATGTTTCGCGGAACGCCGTCGCTCTCAGACGCCGGACTCGACGACGTAATCTCGCGCATGGGCGCTCAAGTCAACGCCGAGACGAATACGGACGTAACGCATCTCTATGCGGTGGTGCCGCGCGATCGTCTCGACCTGTGGATGCGCATCGAGGCCGATCGAATGCAGCATCTCTCGCTCTCGGAGAGCCTCTGGAAGCTCGAAAAGGGGGCGGTACTGCAAGAATATGCCGCGGATTATTCCGATCCGGTCGGCAAGATGGTGATGAGCGTCAACCGTGCGGCCTACGGCGCGAACGATCCGCTCGGACGTGGTGCGCTCGGCAACCGCGAGGACATCGTACGTTCGACGGCCGCCGATTTGCGCAAGTATTATCAGCGTTGGTATGCACCGAACAACGCCGTCCTCGTATTGACGGGAGACATCAAACCCGCCGAGGCATTTGCAATGGCGGAAGGGGACTTCGGTCGAATTCCGCGACGCGCGGTCCCCAAAGCATTTACGGCGCCGCCGGTGGTGCATGCCGGCGAATCGATCACGCAAACGGCTGATGTTCCGTTCGGAACGGTTGATTTTGCATACGCGATCCCGGGTCAAACCGACCGCAAGGTCATCGCTCCGATCCTGATCGCGCTTGCCTGCGAAGATGCGCGCTCGCCGATTCGCTCCGCGCTCGTGAATAACCAGATCGCACTTCAGTATTCGGCGACGCCGGTTCTCACGATGCGGGGCAGCATGTTTCATCTGCTGATCACGCTCGCGCCGGGAAGAACTCCGAGTGAAGCCCGGATCGCGTGGGAGAGCGCCTTCAGGCAGACGTTCGTAGAGAATTTTCCGCAGGATCTCATTGATGCGGCCAAGCGCGCAGCGATCGTGCAAGACGTCTATGATGCGGACTCGCTCACGGGGCTCGGCGACCTGGTCGGAAACTCGTTCGGCGTCGAGCACGGAAGCTACCCGAATCACGACAACATTGACATCGCAAACGAAACACGCGCACAGATTCAAGAAGCCGCGCGAACGATGTTCGCAAGACCAACGGTCGTGGCGTATGTCCGCCCGCAGATGGAGAAACCGGGTTCAGCCCAACCGCGACCGATCAATCCCAGCGCAACCGCGATCAACGATTCGTTCAGTGGACGTGTTCCGACCGGGAAAATCGTCGAGGCTCCTTGGATCCGCGCGATGCTCGCTACGACGGCCCCTCTTGCCTCGCACGTACAACCCGTGGCGTATACGCTTCCCAACGGCCTCAAGCTTCTAGTCCAGGAAGCTCGCGACAATCCCACAGTCTCAATTGCGGGTAGCGTCCGGAATTCACCGCGTAGCGATCCGCCCGGACAAGAAGGCATGAGTGTGATGCTGACGTCGATGATGGCGTACGGCTCCGTGCGTTACGATTTCGACGCGCAACGCTCGATCGCAGACAATCTCGCCGCCGACGTCAGTTACGGTGGAAGTTTTGGGGCCCGCGGACTCGCCCGCGATTTTCCGCAGCTGCTCGGCCTGATCGCGGACGATCTCAAGGAACCGGCGTTACCGCCCGAGTTCTTTAGCCTCGTGCGCGATTCGATTCGCGCGCAAGTCGAACGCCGCGATTTCGATCCGCAATTCCGGGCGGCTCGCGCCTTCGAAGCCGCACTTCTTCCGCCCGACGACCCGCAGCTGCGCGAGCCGACGGCGGCTTCGCTGAATGCAATAACGCTTCCCGATTTGCGGACTTTTGCTTCGCGATTGCTCCGTCCCGAAAACACCGTGCTCGTCGTCGTCGGAGACGTGAAAGCGAGCGACGTTCGGGACGCGGTAGCGGCAGCACTCGGAGATTGGAAAGCCACGGGATCGCCCGTCGATCTCTCGCTTCCGCCGCTTCCGCAACCGAAAGGCGGGGCGATTGACGTTCCGACCCAATCGAACGACGTCGCCGTTCGTATGGGCGAACCGGGAATCTCACGCAGCTCGTCGGACTTCGACGCGTTTTCGCTGCTCGATCAAATCTTCGGCGGCAACTCCTTTGATTCACGGCTCTTCAAGGAAGTCCGGATGCGCCGCGGACTGGCATATACGGTCTATTCGGCGCTCGACGCGGGCGTTGACCGCGGGATCTTCGAAATCGGCTTGCGCGCCTCGCCGCAAAACGTCAATCGTGCGGTTAATCTCGTCAAAGGCGAAATGCGACGAATGCAAGACGAACCCGTAGCGGAAAGCGAGCTCGAGCGCGCGCGCAGCCGCATCATCGGGGAAACCGTGATCGCCGAACAGGACAAGGGGACGTTGGTCGGCGACCTACTCAACATCGTTCAGAACGATCTCCCGCTCAACTACTACGCCACGCTCTCGCAACGATACGCCTCGATCGGCGCCGATGCGATTCAACGCGTGGCTCGCACGTATTTTCATCCCACCCACATGGTGGAAGTGTACGAAGGCCCCACCGTGCGGTAA
- the ftcD gene encoding glutamate formimidoyltransferase, translating into MNGLPLFEIVPNISEGRDASIVDACVDAIARSGARVIDRTTDSVHHRSVITAVGSADEVVAASVALAGAAAERIDLRAHQGVHPRIGALDVLPFIALRGATLADAGTLAHRAAAEIWQRHRVPSYYYDGAATIQGGRTLPEVRRGGIPLDVGERTHESAGAIAVGARDFLVAFNVELATGDVELARTIARMLRERDGGLTTLRALGLARAPGVVQVSFNITDPEATPLYRVVELVRALGAESGIEIVRTELIGLVPRKALQATAAYYAHDEARL; encoded by the coding sequence GTGAACGGGCTCCCGCTTTTCGAGATCGTTCCGAATATCTCCGAAGGGCGCGATGCGTCGATCGTCGATGCCTGCGTCGACGCCATTGCGAGGAGCGGCGCGCGAGTAATCGATCGCACCACCGACAGCGTCCATCATCGCAGCGTGATTACGGCGGTCGGAAGCGCAGATGAGGTTGTGGCCGCGAGTGTGGCCCTCGCCGGCGCCGCCGCCGAGCGGATCGACTTACGAGCTCACCAAGGCGTCCATCCGCGCATCGGTGCGCTCGACGTTCTTCCATTTATCGCTCTGCGCGGCGCGACGCTCGCGGACGCCGGTACGCTCGCGCACCGGGCCGCGGCTGAGATTTGGCAGCGCCATCGCGTCCCTTCCTATTACTACGACGGCGCAGCTACTATCCAGGGGGGCCGCACGCTGCCGGAAGTCCGCCGGGGCGGCATCCCGCTCGACGTGGGCGAGCGAACACATGAATCCGCCGGGGCGATCGCCGTCGGCGCGCGCGACTTCTTGGTTGCGTTCAACGTCGAGCTCGCCACCGGGGACGTCGAGCTCGCGCGAACGATCGCCCGGATGCTGCGAGAACGCGATGGAGGTCTCACCACGTTGCGCGCCCTTGGTCTCGCGCGCGCACCCGGCGTCGTTCAGGTCTCGTTTAACATAACCGACCCCGAGGCGACGCCGCTCTATCGCGTGGTCGAGCTGGTGCGCGCGCTCGGCGCGGAATCCGGAATCGAGATTGTCCGCACCGAGCTGATCGGTCTCGTGCCTCGTAAAGCATTGCAAGCGACCGCAGCTTACTATGCGCACGACGAGGCAAGGCTGTAG
- a CDS encoding SDR family oxidoreductase translates to MEKVALVTGAGSGIGRASAIALAEAGFTTVLLGRKSETLDETAAKSPSGKTLAIAADVGKESDVTAAFDKVRAKFGRLDVLFNNAGAFGPTVPFEELGKDDWDAVVAVNLTGAFLCARAAYRIMKEQTPQGGRIINNGSIAAYAPRPHTAPYAATKHGISGLTKLISLEGRKYDIACGQIDIGNATTDMISNITTRRSAGMLQADGSRVMEPQMDVAHTASAVVYMAQLPLDTNVQFLTIMATKMPYLGRG, encoded by the coding sequence ATGGAAAAAGTTGCTCTCGTTACCGGCGCCGGCAGCGGCATCGGACGCGCCAGCGCAATCGCGCTCGCGGAAGCCGGCTTCACCACGGTGTTGCTTGGCCGCAAAAGCGAAACGCTGGATGAAACTGCGGCAAAATCTCCAAGCGGGAAGACGCTCGCGATCGCAGCCGACGTCGGCAAAGAATCCGACGTGACGGCAGCGTTCGATAAGGTACGTGCAAAGTTTGGCCGCCTCGATGTGCTCTTCAACAATGCCGGCGCATTCGGCCCGACGGTCCCTTTCGAGGAGCTTGGAAAAGATGATTGGGACGCGGTCGTGGCCGTCAATCTCACGGGTGCATTTCTGTGTGCGCGCGCTGCGTACCGCATCATGAAAGAGCAAACGCCGCAGGGTGGCCGCATCATCAACAACGGCTCGATCGCCGCATACGCGCCGCGTCCGCACACCGCGCCCTACGCGGCGACGAAGCACGGCATCAGCGGATTGACCAAACTGATATCGCTCGAGGGACGCAAGTACGATATCGCGTGCGGGCAAATCGACATCGGCAACGCGACGACGGATATGATCAGCAACATTACGACACGTCGTTCGGCCGGGATGCTGCAAGCCGATGGTTCGCGTGTCATGGAACCGCAGATGGACGTCGCGCACACGGCGAGCGCCGTCGTCTACATGGCGCAGCTTCCGCTCGATACGAACGTTCAATTTCTCACGATCATGGCGACCAAGATGCCGTATCTCGGGCGCGGTTAG
- the radA gene encoding DNA repair protein RadA codes for MAKARAVFFCSSCGFESPRWLGRCPTCEGWNTFAEAPSLRPAKSPAARASAPSVLAPVRLAEVSSESTNRISCGIGEFDTLLGGGIVPGSVILIGGAPGAGKSTLMLQLADRLAREKRPVVYVCGEESAAQVRLRAQRLHAGDELLVYPETNLVSILDSVEPLHPSVMVVDSIQTVWLPEVESSAGNAVQIRECAQRLVEYAKRSSCAIFVVGHVTKDGAIAGPRLLEHLVDTVLYFEGEPSGEFRIVRATKNRFGSVDEICVFTIDEEGLHEVPSPSQIFVGAHRRAEASGACIVPSIVGSRPVLVEIQALVADAAYGTPRRLAANLDQARLAMILAVLERRAGMHLGGMDVYASVAGGLRVTEPAADLGIALAIASAFRNRPLPGSLVAFGEIGLSGELRRVSQTPRRVAEARKLGFTQTLAPGEIADVSAALARAFA; via the coding sequence ATGGCTAAGGCGCGGGCCGTCTTCTTCTGTTCCTCGTGCGGTTTCGAGTCGCCCCGTTGGCTCGGTCGTTGCCCAACCTGCGAAGGCTGGAACACGTTCGCGGAAGCGCCCTCGCTGCGGCCGGCTAAATCTCCGGCTGCGCGCGCATCGGCCCCATCGGTCTTAGCACCCGTGCGTCTCGCCGAAGTCTCGAGCGAAAGTACGAACCGCATTTCCTGCGGAATCGGCGAGTTCGATACGCTGCTCGGCGGTGGGATCGTGCCCGGGAGCGTGATTCTCATCGGGGGCGCGCCCGGTGCCGGTAAATCGACGCTCATGCTGCAGCTCGCGGATCGCTTGGCGCGTGAGAAACGGCCGGTCGTCTACGTTTGCGGCGAAGAGTCGGCCGCGCAAGTGCGCCTGCGCGCGCAACGCCTGCACGCCGGTGACGAGCTGCTCGTCTATCCGGAAACGAATCTCGTTTCGATCTTGGATAGCGTCGAGCCGCTGCATCCGAGCGTCATGGTCGTCGACTCGATTCAGACCGTTTGGCTGCCTGAGGTCGAATCCTCAGCCGGAAACGCCGTCCAAATTCGCGAGTGCGCGCAACGCTTGGTCGAATACGCGAAGCGCTCGTCCTGCGCGATCTTCGTCGTCGGACACGTCACCAAGGACGGCGCGATCGCGGGGCCGCGCTTGCTCGAGCATCTCGTCGACACCGTATTGTATTTCGAGGGCGAACCGAGCGGTGAGTTCCGTATCGTTCGTGCGACGAAGAATCGCTTCGGCAGTGTCGATGAAATCTGCGTATTCACGATCGACGAAGAGGGCTTGCACGAGGTGCCGAGCCCCTCACAGATTTTCGTCGGGGCGCACCGCCGTGCCGAGGCCAGCGGCGCGTGCATCGTGCCGAGCATCGTCGGGTCGCGCCCGGTTCTGGTCGAGATTCAAGCGCTCGTCGCCGACGCCGCTTATGGCACGCCGCGGCGGCTGGCAGCCAATCTCGATCAAGCGCGGTTGGCGATGATTCTCGCGGTCTTGGAGCGCCGTGCCGGGATGCATCTCGGAGGAATGGACGTTTATGCGTCCGTCGCCGGCGGCTTGCGCGTCACCGAGCCGGCCGCGGATCTGGGAATCGCACTCGCAATTGCGTCCGCATTTCGCAATCGCCCGCTGCCTGGAAGCCTCGTCGCATTCGGTGAGATCGGCCTGTCCGGCGAACTTCGCCGCGTATCGCAAACGCCGCGGCGCGTCGCCGAAGCGCGCAAGCTTGGTTTTACGCAGACGCTCGCGCCCGGCGAAATCGCCGACGTAAGCGCCGCCCTCGCACGCGCCTTTGCCTAA
- a CDS encoding acyltransferase, whose translation MGRAQMGDLGGAQPGAERRLDVLDGLRGIAIALVVWFHLWQVSWLDPGAFIFIPISGFLGVELFFCLSAFCLSYPYVCAHFEGTAPPALRHFAYRRLIKIFPSYAISIVAVIAIAALPGAKDSWGANIDWATPQAAAFDLAAHLTFVHTLFADSYASINGVLWTLGIEVQYYVVFPVLIYLLLRAPLPVASVMTAIAIAYRIRIGQCCVRPVFDHNLQQMLGFFDFFAVGMFCAFGYVWLRKNYPRLANMRWAWLLVALTGIVWITFLFMNLAHKRWETDFADVWLISNGTYYAVAIGMVALGSLFAPGFWHKIIANRVLVFLAIVSYNMYLWHQIVFRWVATWPFIPHPQGVTRGDPTWAWITTTCGFAIALAIASFVTFAIERPLLRMDPGEFSRRAGAMFRRAAISRQE comes from the coding sequence ATGGGCCGAGCGCAAATGGGGGACTTGGGGGGCGCGCAGCCTGGGGCGGAGCGCCGTTTAGACGTGCTCGATGGTCTGCGTGGAATCGCGATTGCGCTCGTGGTGTGGTTTCATCTGTGGCAAGTATCATGGCTGGATCCGGGCGCATTCATTTTCATCCCGATCTCGGGCTTCCTCGGTGTCGAGCTGTTCTTTTGTCTTAGTGCATTTTGTCTGAGCTATCCCTACGTATGCGCGCATTTCGAGGGAACTGCGCCGCCTGCGCTGCGTCACTTCGCCTACCGCCGCCTGATCAAGATCTTTCCGTCCTACGCGATCAGCATCGTCGCCGTTATCGCGATTGCCGCACTGCCCGGCGCAAAGGACAGCTGGGGCGCAAATATCGACTGGGCGACGCCTCAAGCCGCCGCCTTCGATCTGGCTGCGCACCTAACGTTCGTGCATACGCTCTTCGCCGACAGCTATGCGTCGATCAACGGCGTGCTCTGGACGCTCGGAATCGAAGTTCAGTACTACGTCGTCTTCCCGGTTTTGATATATCTTCTGTTGCGCGCACCGCTTCCGGTTGCGAGCGTGATGACGGCGATTGCGATCGCGTATCGGATCCGGATCGGCCAATGTTGCGTGAGGCCTGTTTTCGATCACAACCTGCAGCAGATGCTGGGCTTCTTCGATTTCTTTGCGGTGGGAATGTTCTGTGCGTTCGGCTACGTTTGGCTCCGCAAGAACTACCCGCGCCTGGCGAACATGCGCTGGGCCTGGCTGCTCGTCGCGCTCACCGGGATCGTGTGGATCACATTCTTGTTCATGAACTTGGCTCACAAGCGTTGGGAAACCGATTTTGCCGACGTCTGGCTGATTAGCAACGGAACGTACTATGCGGTCGCAATCGGAATGGTCGCCCTCGGTTCGCTGTTCGCGCCAGGATTCTGGCACAAGATCATCGCCAACCGCGTCCTCGTATTTCTCGCGATCGTTTCCTACAATATGTATCTCTGGCACCAGATCGTCTTCCGCTGGGTCGCGACCTGGCCGTTCATTCCGCATCCACAGGGCGTGACGCGCGGCGACCCAACCTGGGCGTGGATAACGACGACATGCGGATTCGCGATTGCGCTCGCAATCGCGTCGTTCGTGACCTTCGCGATCGAACGCCCGCTGTTGCGAATGGACCCCGGCGAATTCAGCCGTCGCGCCGGAGCGATGTTTCGAAGGGCCGCCATTAGCCGGCAAGAATGA
- the cmk gene encoding (d)CMP kinase — protein MGAQSSDSVAIDGFVASGKSTCAKQLAERLAYLYLDTGAMYRAVAYLALRNGVAVDQEEALVGLLETHRVDVGIHDASQLGYSVRIDGTEVTHRLFDPDVTAAVSAVASQPGVRAKLVERQREIAREGPVVMAGRDIGTVVLPDARHKFFLTASLDERARRRQSELAERGVDADLDEVRAQIQERDRLDETRATSPLRRAADAALIDSTGISAEAVVERMLAMIRNAA, from the coding sequence GTGGGTGCACAAAGCAGCGACAGCGTCGCGATAGATGGATTCGTAGCCTCGGGTAAGAGCACGTGCGCGAAGCAACTTGCGGAGCGCCTTGCATACCTTTATCTCGACACCGGCGCAATGTATCGCGCGGTTGCATATTTAGCGTTGCGCAATGGTGTCGCAGTCGATCAAGAAGAAGCGCTCGTTGGTTTGTTGGAAACACATCGCGTCGATGTCGGCATTCACGATGCCTCGCAGCTCGGATACAGCGTTCGTATCGATGGGACGGAAGTGACGCATCGCCTCTTCGATCCGGACGTAACCGCAGCGGTGAGCGCCGTTGCATCGCAGCCGGGGGTGCGGGCAAAGCTCGTCGAGCGGCAGCGTGAGATTGCGCGCGAAGGGCCCGTCGTGATGGCGGGGCGCGATATCGGCACCGTCGTGCTTCCGGATGCACGCCACAAATTTTTTCTGACCGCATCGCTCGACGAGCGTGCGCGCCGGCGTCAATCCGAGCTTGCCGAACGCGGCGTCGATGCCGATCTCGATGAGGTTCGAGCCCAAATCCAAGAACGGGACCGGCTGGATGAAACGCGAGCGACGTCGCCGCTGCGGCGCGCGGCGGACGCGGCACTGATCGACTCGACCGGCATCTCGGCAGAAGCGGTCGTCGAGCGAATGCTCGCAATGATTCGCAACGCGGCGTGA